From a single Ciconia boyciana chromosome 6, ASM3463844v1, whole genome shotgun sequence genomic region:
- the FSHB gene encoding follitropin subunit beta: MKTVNCYVLLFCWKAICCNSCQLTNITIAVEREECEFCITVNATWCSGYCFTRDPVYKYPPVSSVQQTCTFKEVVYETVKIPGCGDHPESFYSYPVATECHCETCDTDSTDCTVRGLGPSYCSFGQNGSNQ; this comes from the exons ATGAAGACAGTTAATTGTTACGTGCTGTTATTTTGCTGGAAAGCTATTTGTTGCAATAGCTGTCAGCTCACCAATATTACTATAgcagtggaaagagaagaatgtGAATTCTGTATTACAGTGAATGCCACGTGGTGCTCAGGATACTGCTTCACAAGG GATCCAGTGTATAAATATCCACCAGTATCATCTGTTCAGCAAACATGTACCTTCAAGGAGGTTGTATATGAAACAGTGAAGATCCCTGGCTGTGGTGACCATCCCGAATCTTTTTATTCGTACCCAGTAGCTACCGAGTGCCACTGTGAGACCTGCGACACTGACAGCACTGACTGCACTGTGAGGGGGCTGGGGCCATCCTACTGTTCCTTCGGTCAGAATGGAAGTAACCAATGA